From the genome of Anopheles merus strain MAF chromosome X, AmerM5.1, whole genome shotgun sequence, one region includes:
- the LOC121591183 gene encoding ATP synthase lipid-binding protein, mitochondrial, which translates to MFVSSAARIAPVARSLVLNGTKAYIRPISSAVISQSQTLAAQNTAPVALLPQVRSFQTTPVTRDIDSAAKFIGAGAATVGVAGSGAGIGTVFGSLIIGYARNPSLKQQLFSYAILGFALSEAMGLFCLMMAFLLLFAF; encoded by the exons atgttCGTCTCGTCGGCCGCCCGCATTGCCCCAGTTGCCCGAAGCCTG GTCCTCAACGGAACCAAGGCGTACATCCGACCGATCAGCAGCGCCGTCATCTCCCAGAGCCAGACGCTCGCTGCCCAGAACACAGCGCCCGTCGCTCTGCTGCCACAGGTCCGGTCATTCCAGACTACCCCGGTCACCCGTGACATTGACTCCGCTGCCAAGTTCATCGGAGCCGGTGCTGCCACCGTCGGTGTTGCCGGATCTG GTGCCGGTATCGGAACAGTATTCGGATCGCTGATCATCGGTTACGCAAGAAACCCGTCGCTGAAGCAGCAGCTGTTCTCGTACGCTATCCTGGGCTTCGCCCTGTCTGAAGCCATGGGTCTGTTCTGTCTTATGATGGCtttcctgctgctgttcgctTTCTAA